The following proteins are encoded in a genomic region of Brachypodium distachyon strain Bd21 chromosome 1, Brachypodium_distachyon_v3.0, whole genome shotgun sequence:
- the LOC100845116 gene encoding 60S ribosomal protein L4-1 has product MATSARPLVSVKALEGDMATDSAGVPMPHVFRAPIRPDVVRFTHRLISCNSRQPYAVSRRAGHQTSAESWGTGRAVSRIPRVGGGGTHRAGQGAFGNMCRGGRMFAPTKIWRKWHRRVNVRLRRVAVASALAATAVPSLVLARGHRIESVPEFPLVVSDSAESIEKTAQSIKILKQLGAYADAEKAKDSVGIRPGKGKMRNRRYINRKGPLVVYGTEGSKIVKAFRNLPGVDVANVERLNLLDLAPGGHLGRFVIWTESAFKKLDEVYGSLETPSLKKKGFVLPRPKMANADLSRLINSDEVQSVVKPINKEVKRREARKNPLKNAAAVLKLNPYFGTARKMAVLAEAARIKARKEKLDSKRTKLSADESSKIKAAGKAWYKTMISDSDYTEFDVFSKWLGVSQ; this is encoded by the exons ATGGCCACCTCCGCGCGCCCGCTGGTCTCCGTGAAGGCCCTGGAAGGGGACATGGCCACCGACTCCGCCGGCGTCCCGATGCCGCACGTCTTCCGCGCGCCGATCCGCCCCGACGTCGTCCGCTTCACCCACAGGCTCATCTCCTGCAACAGCCGCCAGCCCTACGCCGTgtcccgccgcgccggccaccAGACCTCGGCCGAGTCCTGGGGAACCGGCCGCGCCGTCTCCCGTATCCcccgcgtcggcggcggcggcacccaCCGCGCCGGCCAGGGAGCCTTCGGCAACATGTGCCGTGGCGGCCGCATGTTCGCGCCCACCAAGATCTGGCGCAAGTGGCACCGCCGCGTCAACGtgcgcctccgccgcgtcgccgtcgcctccgccctcgccgccaccgccgtcccgTCCCTCGTCCTCGCCCGCGGCCACCGCATCGAGtccgtccccgagttcccgTTGGTCGTCTCCGACTCAGCGGAGTCCATCGAGAAGACCGCCCAGTCCATCAAGATACTGAAGCAGCTTGGTGCCTATGCTGATGCCGAGAAGGCCAAGGACTCCGTCGGCATTCGCCCGGGCAAGGGAAAGATGCGCAATCGCAGGTACATCAACCGCAAGGGCCCTCTCGTTGTCTACGGCACCGAGGGCTCTAAGATTGTCAAGGCTTTCCGCAACCTTCCTGGTGTTGATGTTGCCAATGTTGAGCGCCTCAACCTGCTCGACCTTGCCCCTGGTGGCCACCTTGGCCGGTTCGTTATCTGGACTGAATCTGCTTTCAAGAAGCTGGATGAGGTGTACGGGTCCCTCGAGACACCGTcgctgaagaagaaggggttTGTGCTCCCGAGGCCCAAGATGGCGAATGCTGATCTGTCCAGGCTCATCAACTCTGATGAGGTCCAGTCTGTTGTGAAGCCCATCAACAAGGAGGTGAAGCGTAGGGAGGCTAGGAAGAACCCGCTGAAGAATGCTGCTGCGgtgctcaagctgaacccgtACTTCGGGACTGCACGCAAGATGGCTGTTCTCGCCGAGGCAGCACGTATCAAGGCCAGGAAAGAGAAGCTAGACTCCAAGAGGACCAAATTAAGTGCG GATGAGTCGTCTAAGATCAAGGCAGCTGGAAAGGCGTGGTACAAGACCATGATCTCTGATAGTGACTACACTGAGTTTGACGTCTTCTCGAAGTGGCTTGGTGTTAGTCAGTGA